The sequence CGGGCGTTGGTCAACTACCGGGCGCGACTGGCCGAGCAGCGAGGTCGGACGCTCATGCAGGTCGACTGTTCCGAGGACAGCCGGCCGATCCTCCAGCGGCTCGGCCTCGTCGCGGTCACCACCACCACCCCGTACGTCTACACTCCGTGATCATGGAGCAGCGGTTGACGGACGAGGAGCGGCTGACCCTCAAGACCGGTGCCTTCGGCGCTGTCTTCCTGGTCTCCAACGCCGACCCGGGAGTCCTGGGGGTGATCCGGGAGAGCATCGCCGCGTCCGACGCGCTGGCCGACGCCAGTGGCACGGTCAAGGAGGCGCTGACCACCGGTCCGCTGCCGCGACTTCCCCGGGACTCGCAGCTGGAGATCGAGTCGGTGGTGCTGCCGGCGCTGGGACAGGCGGTGCGGATCCTGCGCGAGAAGTGCCCACACGACGTGGACGCGTACCGCGAACTGGTGTTGGCCGCGGCGGACCGGGTGGCCCGGGCGCACGACGGGGTGGCGCCCGCCGAGGCGGCGGCCATCGACCAGATCCGGGTCGCGTTGGCCGAGCCGGCCTGACCGGCCGCGCGTCGGTGAGCTGTGTCACCCTGAGTGCTGCGGGGGCGCAACCTACTGGCAGGTAACATTGCGCCGTGGGCAACTGCACAACCGCCCGCGGTTGACCTGGCGTCGACCGACGCGCGACGCTGCGCCCCAGACCGGGCGAGCGAATCGCAACACCACACAGGAGGGTCGTCGAAGCGCGATGAACATCGTCGTACTCGTCAAGCAGGTGCCTGATTCGGGCGCGGACCGCAACCTGCGCAATGACGACAACACCGTCGACCGCGGTTCGGCGAACAACGTGATCAACGAGATGGACGAGTACGCCATCGAGGAGGCCCTCAAGATCAAGGAGGCGCACGGCGGCGAGGTCACCATCCTGACCATGGGTCCGGACCGGGCGACCGAGTCGATCCGCAAGGCGCTCTCCATGGGCCCGGACAAGGCCGTGCACGTGCTCGACGACGCCCTGCACGGCTCGTGCGCCGTCGCCACCTCGAAGGTGCTCGCCGCCGCGCTCGGTCAGCTCAATGCCGACCTGGTCATCTGCGGTGCCGAGTCCACCGACGGTCGGGTCCAGGTCATGCCGCACATGATCGCCGAGCGGCTGGGCGTCGCGGCCCTCACCGGTGCCCGCAAGCTCACCGTCGACGGCGCGACGCTGACCGTCGAGCGGCAGACCGAGGAGGGCTACGAGGTGGTCACCGCCGCCACCCCCGCCGTGGTCTCCGTCTGGGACACCATCAACGAGCCGCGCTACCCCTCCTTCAAGGGCATCATGGCCGCCAAGAAGAAGCCGGTGCAGACGCTCTCGCTGGCCGACCTCGGGGTCGCTGCCGACGAGGTGGGCTTCGACGGCGCCACCAGTGCCGTTGTCGAGCACACCAAGCGCCCCCCGCGCTCCGGCGGCGCCAAGATCACTGATGAGGGCGAGGGCGGCGTCAAGCTGGTCGAGTTCCTCGCCACCGAGAAGTTCGTGTGAGAGGGGGGTTCTGACATGTCTGAGGTTCTCGTCGTCGTCGAAGCCACCAAGGAATTCGGCGTCAAGAAGGTCACCCTGGAAATGCTCACCCTCGCGCGTGAGCTGGGCACCCCGAGCGCGGTGGTGCTCGGTGGCGCCGGCGCCGCCGAGGCGCTGAGCGGCAAGCTGGGCGAGTACGGCGCGGAGAAGATCTACGCCGCCGAGGGTGACGAGATCGACGGCTACCTGGTGGCCCCCAAGGCGACAGTGCTGGCCGAGTTGGTCAAGCGGGTGCAGCCGGCCGCCGTGCTGCTGGC comes from Micromonospora vinacea and encodes:
- a CDS encoding electron transfer flavoprotein subunit beta/FixA family protein, whose product is MNIVVLVKQVPDSGADRNLRNDDNTVDRGSANNVINEMDEYAIEEALKIKEAHGGEVTILTMGPDRATESIRKALSMGPDKAVHVLDDALHGSCAVATSKVLAAALGQLNADLVICGAESTDGRVQVMPHMIAERLGVAALTGARKLTVDGATLTVERQTEEGYEVVTAATPAVVSVWDTINEPRYPSFKGIMAAKKKPVQTLSLADLGVAADEVGFDGATSAVVEHTKRPPRSGGAKITDEGEGGVKLVEFLATEKFV